One Peribacillus simplex NBRC 15720 = DSM 1321 genomic region harbors:
- a CDS encoding dipicolinate synthase subunit B, which yields MSLKGKRIGFGLTGSHCTYDEVFPEIEKLVNEGVEVIPIVTSTVQNTETRFGKGEDWVERIEKLTGNHVVDTIVKAEPLGPKLPLDCMVIAPLTGNSMSKMANALTDSPVLMAAKATMRNHRPVVVAISTNDALGLNGVNLMRLMAAKDIYFVPYGQDNPTGKPSSMVARMSMIRDTIISALEREQIQPVIVERFKDDLA from the coding sequence ATGAGTCTCAAAGGGAAAAGGATTGGTTTCGGATTAACAGGATCACATTGCACATATGATGAAGTGTTTCCGGAAATAGAAAAACTTGTAAATGAAGGGGTGGAAGTCATTCCAATCGTAACATCGACAGTACAAAACACGGAAACCCGTTTTGGAAAGGGCGAGGACTGGGTCGAAAGAATAGAAAAATTGACGGGGAATCATGTCGTTGATACAATCGTCAAAGCAGAGCCATTAGGACCTAAATTGCCACTTGATTGTATGGTGATCGCTCCTTTAACGGGTAACTCAATGAGTAAAATGGCAAATGCTCTTACCGATTCGCCTGTACTTATGGCTGCAAAAGCGACGATGAGAAATCATCGTCCAGTCGTGGTCGCGATATCAACAAATGATGCACTTGGGTTAAATGGTGTCAATCTAATGAGGCTGATGGCAGCAAAAGATATTTACTTTGTTCCATATGGCCAGGATAATCCCACAGGCAAACCAAGTTCCATGGTTGCAAGGATGAGCATGATAAGGGATACGATCATATCGGCACTGGAAAGGGAACAGATTCAACCTGTCATCGTCGAAAGGTTCAAGGATGATTTAGCCTGA
- the dpaA gene encoding dipicolinic acid synthetase subunit A: MLTGLQIAVIGGDARQLEVVRKLTELDAKLLLVGFEQLDHAFTGAVKEKMEDINFMELDSVILPVRGTDSDGKVETIFSSEEVVLTEEMIKNTPAHCIFYAGISNDYLDEIFKKVDRKLVLLFERDDVAIYNSIPTVEGAIMMAIQHTDFTIHGSNVAVLGLGRVGMSVARSFQALGAKVKVGARKSEDIARISEMALTPFHLNDLAAEMKNVDICINTIPFPIITAKVIANMPVHTLIIDLASKPGGTDFRYAEKRGIKALLAPSLPGIVAPKTAGQILANALGLLIQDEFLKRKGKII, translated from the coding sequence ATGCTCACAGGCTTGCAAATCGCTGTAATTGGTGGAGATGCGCGTCAGCTTGAAGTTGTCCGTAAACTGACGGAGCTTGATGCAAAGCTATTATTGGTAGGTTTTGAACAGCTCGACCATGCTTTTACCGGCGCAGTTAAGGAAAAAATGGAAGATATAAATTTCATGGAATTAGATTCAGTTATTTTACCTGTCCGGGGCACGGATTCAGATGGGAAAGTAGAAACGATCTTTTCCAGTGAAGAGGTTGTTTTGACTGAAGAAATGATAAAAAATACCCCGGCACATTGCATTTTTTATGCAGGAATCAGTAACGATTACCTCGATGAGATATTCAAGAAAGTGGATCGCAAACTCGTTCTATTGTTCGAACGTGATGATGTGGCTATTTATAATTCGATTCCCACTGTTGAAGGTGCGATCATGATGGCCATTCAACATACGGATTTTACTATCCATGGATCGAATGTAGCCGTTCTCGGACTGGGAAGGGTCGGTATGAGTGTAGCCCGGTCATTTCAGGCACTTGGAGCAAAAGTAAAGGTGGGGGCAAGAAAAAGTGAAGATATTGCAAGGATCAGTGAAATGGCATTAACCCCTTTTCATTTAAATGATCTTGCTGCAGAAATGAAAAATGTTGATATATGTATCAATACGATTCCTTTTCCGATAATTACCGCAAAAGTTATAGCTAATATGCCCGTTCATACATTAATCATCGACCTTGCTTCAAAACCGGGGGGGACGGATTTTCGTTACGCTGAAAAAAGGGGAATTAAGGCGCTGTTGGCACCGAGCCTGCCGGGTATAGTTGCCCCGAAAACAGCTGGTCAGATATTAGCGAATGCACTGGGACTATTGATTCAAGACGAGTTCTTGAAAAGGAAGGGGAAAATAATATGA
- a CDS encoding YlmC/YmxH family sporulation protein: MRLSELSGKEIVDVNRAERLGILGQTDLEIDETGQITSLIIPSVKWFGLIRNGSEIRVPWEHIKKIGADMVIIDFQEGLSLKDGEHMDG, encoded by the coding sequence TTGAGGTTGAGCGAATTGAGCGGAAAGGAAATAGTCGATGTGAATAGGGCGGAAAGATTAGGAATCCTTGGTCAGACGGATTTGGAGATAGATGAAACTGGACAAATTACCTCGTTGATCATCCCATCTGTTAAATGGTTTGGCCTTATAAGGAATGGCAGTGAAATAAGAGTGCCATGGGAACATATAAAAAAAATCGGTGCGGATATGGTCATCATTGATTTTCAGGAAGGACTTTCACTTAAAGACGGAGAGCATATGGACGGTTAA
- a CDS encoding M16 family metallopeptidase, with amino-acid sequence MIKKYTCQNGVRIVLENIPTVRSAAIGVWIKTGSRNETPELNGVSHFLEHMFFKGTTTRNAREIAESFDSIGGQVNAFTSKEYTCYYAKVMDNHASYALEILADMFFNSTFDGEELKKEKNVVYEEIKMYEDTPDDIVHDLLSKAVYENHPLGYPILGTENTLETFNSDTLKKYVHDMYTPDKVVVSIAGNVDEKLIQEVENYFGSYQGGEDRLELVKPSFHENRITRKKDTEQAHLCLGYKGLEIGNDKTYSLITLNNILGGSMSSRLFQDVREQRGLAYSVYSYHSSYQDSGMVTVYGGTGTNQLDSLYETIQETLDTLKRDGITEKELRNSKEQLKGSLMLSLESTNSRMSRNGKNELMLGEHRSLDDIIIKIDAVTEDTVNELANQIFTKHSLSLVSPLENWDK; translated from the coding sequence TTGATTAAGAAATACACGTGTCAAAATGGAGTTAGAATTGTATTGGAAAATATTCCAACTGTACGCTCAGCAGCAATTGGAGTATGGATCAAAACAGGTTCAAGAAATGAAACACCAGAATTGAATGGGGTTTCACATTTCCTGGAGCATATGTTCTTCAAAGGAACAACTACGAGAAATGCGCGTGAAATTGCCGAGTCGTTCGATAGTATTGGGGGACAGGTGAATGCATTCACTTCAAAAGAATATACATGCTATTATGCTAAAGTAATGGATAACCATGCAAGCTATGCTCTTGAAATCCTAGCTGATATGTTCTTCAACTCAACATTTGATGGGGAAGAATTGAAAAAAGAAAAAAATGTCGTCTACGAAGAAATCAAAATGTACGAAGACACACCCGATGACATTGTCCATGACCTCTTAAGCAAGGCAGTATATGAAAATCACCCCCTTGGCTATCCTATACTTGGGACGGAAAATACGCTTGAAACGTTCAATAGTGATACATTAAAAAAATACGTCCATGACATGTATACACCCGATAAAGTGGTAGTGTCCATTGCTGGGAATGTGGATGAAAAATTGATTCAGGAAGTCGAAAACTACTTTGGCTCGTATCAAGGAGGGGAAGACCGTCTTGAATTGGTCAAACCGTCCTTCCATGAAAATAGGATCACCCGTAAAAAAGATACGGAACAAGCCCACTTATGCCTTGGTTACAAAGGGTTGGAAATCGGTAATGATAAAACATACAGCCTGATTACCTTGAATAACATTCTTGGAGGAAGCATGAGTAGCCGCCTATTCCAGGACGTTAGGGAGCAACGCGGCCTTGCCTATTCCGTTTATTCCTATCATTCCAGCTATCAAGATAGCGGTATGGTGACAGTATATGGGGGGACAGGCACAAATCAGCTTGACAGCCTGTATGAAACCATTCAGGAAACACTGGATACTTTAAAAAGGGATGGCATTACGGAAAAGGAATTACGAAATAGTAAAGAGCAACTTAAAGGAAGCTTGATGCTCAGCCTTGAAAGCACGAATAGCCGCATGAGCCGGAACGGAAAAAATGAGCTGATGTTGGGTGAGCACCGTTCCCTTGATGATATCATCATCAAGATTGACGCGGTGACAGAGGATACCGTCAATGAATTGGCAAATCAGATCTTTACGAAACATTCCTTGTCATTAGTGAGCCCGTTGGAAAACTGGGACAAATAA
- a CDS encoding polysaccharide deacetylase family protein yields MNNKWKQIVAISAIAGISWLLVQNPYTQIYLTQLTDDSVASMKQEDELLLQIKESTKKYEIAPQDARIDSVWKTVPAYNGLKVNIDDSYKAMKKEGVFDKDKLVFQQVPAKIHMEDLDPAPIYRAHPEKPVVSFLINVAWGNEYLQDMLAVLKKNNVKATFFLEGNWTKKNPDLAKMIKGGGHEIGNHSYSHPDMKNISAQATREEIRKTNEVIEAVTGLKMKWFAPPSGSYRDETVKIADSLGMETAMWSVDTIDWQKPSPEVLQQRVLSKVHPGAFILMHPTESTAKSLETLIIEIKKKDLDVVTVSEAVDEERSNP; encoded by the coding sequence ATGAATAATAAATGGAAGCAGATAGTTGCGATAAGTGCCATTGCAGGTATATCATGGTTATTAGTGCAAAATCCATATACACAAATTTATTTGACCCAATTAACCGATGATTCAGTTGCTTCAATGAAGCAAGAGGACGAGCTTCTTTTACAAATAAAAGAATCAACAAAAAAATATGAGATTGCACCACAGGATGCACGAATAGATTCTGTTTGGAAAACCGTTCCTGCATATAATGGCCTGAAGGTAAATATTGATGATTCGTATAAAGCCATGAAGAAGGAGGGCGTGTTCGATAAGGATAAGCTGGTATTTCAGCAGGTACCTGCAAAGATACATATGGAGGATCTGGATCCGGCTCCGATTTACCGGGCCCATCCCGAAAAGCCAGTGGTTTCATTTTTAATCAATGTGGCCTGGGGGAATGAATACTTACAAGATATGTTGGCCGTGTTAAAAAAGAATAATGTCAAGGCCACTTTTTTCCTTGAAGGGAATTGGACCAAGAAAAATCCTGATTTGGCTAAGATGATTAAGGGTGGCGGGCATGAAATTGGAAATCATTCTTATTCACATCCCGATATGAAAAACATATCCGCACAAGCTACACGTGAGGAAATTCGAAAAACGAACGAAGTCATTGAAGCGGTGACAGGTTTGAAAATGAAATGGTTCGCACCACCAAGTGGAAGCTACCGGGATGAAACGGTGAAAATCGCGGATTCTTTGGGTATGGAGACAGCCATGTGGAGTGTGGATACGATCGACTGGCAAAAGCCAAGCCCTGAAGTCCTTCAACAAAGAGTGCTTTCTAAGGTACACCCAGGAGCATTTATATTGATGCATCCGACGGAATCCACTGCAAAATCATTGGAAACGTTAATAATTGAAATAAAAAAGAAAGACTTAGATGTAGTTACCGTTTCGGAAGCAGTAGATGAAGAGCGATCGAATCCATAA
- the pnp gene encoding polyribonucleotide nucleotidyltransferase, with translation MGQEKHTYSFDWAGRNVTVEIGQLAKQANGAVLVRYGETAVLSTATASKEPRNVDFFPLTVNYEERLYAVGKIPGGFIKREGRPSERAILASRLIDRPIRPLFADGFRNDVQIISMVMSVDQDCSTEMAAMLGSSLALSVSDIPFEGPIAGVVVGRINNEFIINPTVDQLAQSDINLTVAGTKDAINMVEAGANEVPEETMLEAIMFGHDEIKKIIAFQEKIVAEIGKEKMQVTLYQVDAELEAEVKGLCGADLNKAVQVQEKHAREDAIKEVKDRVLVHYEEETDEEKLKQIKEILNKLVKSEVRRLITEEKVRPDGRNPDEIRPLSSEVTILPRTHGSGLFTRGQTQALSICTLGALGDVQILDGLGTEESKRFMHHYNFPHFSVGETGPIRGAGRREIGHGALGERALEPVIPNDKDFPYTIRLVSEVLESNGSTSQASICASTLAMMDAGVPLKAPVAGIAMGLVKTGEHYTILTDIQGMEDHLGDMDFKVAGTSKGVTALQMDIKIEGLSREILEEALLQAKHGRMHILESMMSTINQPREQLSKYAPKIVTMSINPDKIRDVIGPSGKHINKIIEETGVKIDIEQDGTVFISSTDEPMIQKAKKIIEDIVREVVVGELYLGKVKRIEKFGAFVEIFNGKDGLVHISELAEERVGKVEDVVSLGDELLVKVTEIDKQGRVNLSRKAVLKEQKEAANPSQS, from the coding sequence ATGGGACAGGAAAAACATACGTATTCATTTGACTGGGCCGGCCGTAATGTAACGGTAGAGATAGGGCAATTGGCCAAACAAGCAAACGGGGCAGTTTTAGTCCGTTACGGAGAAACTGCCGTATTAAGTACAGCAACAGCTTCGAAGGAACCAAGAAATGTCGACTTCTTCCCTTTGACAGTCAACTACGAAGAAAGACTCTATGCAGTCGGTAAAATTCCGGGAGGCTTCATCAAACGTGAAGGCCGGCCGAGTGAAAGGGCCATTCTTGCAAGCCGTTTAATCGATCGACCAATCCGTCCGCTTTTCGCTGATGGCTTCAGGAACGATGTTCAGATCATAAGCATGGTCATGAGTGTCGATCAAGATTGTTCTACGGAAATGGCAGCTATGCTAGGTTCTTCCCTTGCACTTTCAGTTTCCGATATACCGTTCGAAGGTCCAATTGCTGGAGTTGTAGTGGGGAGAATCAATAATGAATTCATCATTAACCCTACTGTTGACCAACTAGCTCAAAGTGACATCAATCTGACGGTTGCCGGCACTAAAGATGCGATCAACATGGTTGAAGCAGGAGCCAATGAAGTACCAGAGGAAACCATGCTTGAAGCAATCATGTTTGGACATGATGAAATCAAGAAGATCATTGCATTCCAAGAGAAAATTGTTGCTGAAATCGGTAAGGAAAAAATGCAGGTCACTTTATATCAAGTGGATGCTGAACTGGAAGCAGAAGTGAAAGGCCTATGTGGAGCTGACTTGAACAAAGCTGTACAAGTTCAGGAAAAACATGCTCGTGAAGACGCGATCAAAGAAGTAAAAGATCGTGTGTTGGTTCATTATGAAGAAGAAACTGATGAAGAAAAATTAAAGCAAATCAAAGAAATCCTGAATAAATTGGTCAAGTCCGAAGTCCGCCGTTTAATCACGGAAGAAAAAGTGCGTCCGGATGGCCGTAATCCAGACGAAATCAGACCATTATCATCAGAAGTTACCATTCTGCCCCGTACACATGGTTCCGGTTTGTTCACGCGCGGACAAACCCAAGCGCTATCCATCTGTACATTAGGTGCACTTGGTGATGTGCAGATTCTGGATGGACTTGGAACCGAAGAGTCAAAACGTTTTATGCACCACTATAATTTCCCGCATTTCAGTGTTGGTGAAACTGGCCCTATCCGTGGGGCAGGACGTCGTGAAATTGGTCATGGTGCACTTGGTGAAAGAGCTTTGGAGCCTGTCATTCCAAACGATAAAGACTTCCCATATACAATCAGACTTGTTTCTGAAGTGCTTGAATCAAACGGTTCAACATCACAAGCAAGTATCTGTGCAAGCACTTTGGCAATGATGGATGCCGGTGTTCCATTGAAAGCCCCAGTTGCGGGTATTGCAATGGGTCTTGTCAAAACAGGTGAGCACTATACAATCTTAACGGATATTCAAGGTATGGAAGATCATCTGGGAGACATGGACTTTAAAGTCGCAGGGACTTCAAAAGGTGTTACTGCCCTACAAATGGATATTAAGATTGAGGGTCTTTCAAGAGAGATTCTTGAAGAAGCTTTACTTCAAGCAAAACATGGCAGGATGCATATTTTGGAATCAATGATGTCAACAATCAATCAACCGCGTGAGCAGTTATCCAAATATGCTCCAAAAATCGTTACAATGTCCATAAATCCGGATAAGATTCGTGATGTCATTGGACCGAGCGGAAAACATATCAACAAAATCATTGAAGAAACTGGCGTGAAAATCGACATCGAACAAGATGGAACGGTATTCATATCTTCTACTGATGAACCAATGATTCAAAAAGCGAAGAAAATCATTGAGGATATCGTACGTGAAGTCGTAGTGGGCGAACTATACTTAGGTAAAGTTAAACGTATCGAAAAGTTCGGTGCCTTCGTTGAAATCTTCAATGGTAAAGACGGTTTGGTACATATTTCTGAACTGGCTGAAGAAAGAGTTGGAAAAGTGGAAGATGTCGTTTCACTTGGCGATGAATTATTGGTCAAAGTTACTGAGATTGATAAGCAAGGAAGGGTAAACCTTTCTCGTAAAGCGGTCCTGAAAGAGCAAAAAGAGGCAGCTAACCCTTCTCAATCGTAA
- the rpsO gene encoding 30S ribosomal protein S15, which produces MAITQVRKNELIAEFRTHDTDTGSPEVQIAVLTEEINNLNGHLRTHKKDHHSRRGLLKMVGKRRNLLTYLRNKDVTRYRTLINKLGLRR; this is translated from the coding sequence ATGGCAATTACACAAGTACGCAAAAACGAACTTATCGCTGAGTTCAGAACTCACGATACTGACACTGGGTCTCCAGAAGTTCAAATCGCAGTATTAACAGAAGAAATCAACAACTTGAACGGTCACTTACGCACACACAAAAAAGACCACCATTCACGTCGCGGTCTTCTTAAAATGGTAGGTAAACGTCGTAATCTTTTAACTTACCTACGTAACAAAGACGTTACTCGTTACCGTACACTAATTAACAAATTAGGTCTACGTAGATAA
- the ribF gene encoding bifunctional riboflavin kinase/FAD synthetase, protein MKVIAIEHPHQFNSDDFPELVMALGFFDGIHKGHQIVIQTAKQKAVEMNLKSAVMTFDPHPSAVLGRKTENIRYITPLEDKVDIIESMEIDYLFIVHFSKEFASVLPERFVDEYIAGLNVRHVVAGFDYSYGRYGQGSMKDLPVYAQGRFSQTVVAKQTLEDEKVSSTRIRETLGNGNFSDFYHLAGRRYLTKGHVIHGEKRGRKLGFPTANIEVSDDYIFPAAGVYAVRIKISGKWYNGVCNVGYKPTFHEEKPKYPTVEVHALEFSGDIYGSQVSVEWHTRLRSEQKFSGLEALVAQIETDKQNAIAYFAKLEA, encoded by the coding sequence GTGAAAGTGATCGCAATAGAGCATCCTCATCAATTTAATTCGGATGATTTTCCCGAGCTTGTAATGGCGCTTGGATTTTTTGATGGTATACATAAAGGTCATCAGATTGTTATTCAAACAGCCAAGCAAAAAGCCGTTGAAATGAATCTTAAGTCAGCAGTCATGACATTTGACCCGCATCCTTCTGCAGTACTGGGTAGGAAAACGGAAAATATCCGCTATATCACTCCACTTGAAGATAAGGTGGATATCATAGAGTCGATGGAGATAGATTATTTATTCATTGTCCATTTCAGCAAGGAATTCGCTTCGGTACTGCCAGAACGGTTCGTTGACGAGTACATTGCCGGGCTGAATGTCCGTCACGTAGTTGCAGGCTTTGATTATTCATACGGTCGCTATGGTCAAGGATCGATGAAAGATTTGCCTGTTTACGCACAGGGCAGATTTTCGCAGACAGTCGTTGCAAAACAGACACTTGAAGATGAAAAGGTTAGCTCGACGAGAATCAGGGAAACTCTCGGTAATGGTAACTTTTCCGACTTTTATCATTTGGCTGGCCGACGCTATTTAACGAAAGGTCATGTCATTCACGGTGAAAAACGGGGCAGGAAGTTGGGATTCCCCACCGCTAATATTGAAGTAAGTGACGATTATATCTTCCCTGCTGCAGGTGTATATGCCGTCAGGATCAAAATAAGCGGTAAATGGTATAATGGGGTTTGCAATGTCGGTTACAAACCTACGTTCCACGAAGAAAAACCCAAATATCCCACTGTAGAGGTTCATGCCTTGGAGTTCTCGGGAGATATATATGGCAGCCAGGTTTCGGTTGAATGGCATACAAGACTTCGGAGTGAGCAGAAATTTTCCGGACTTGAAGCATTGGTCGCTCAAATCGAAACGGATAAGCAAAATGCAATCGCCTATTTTGCAAAGCTTGAGGCATAA
- the truB gene encoding tRNA pseudouridine(55) synthase TruB, translating into MNGILPLWKPKGLTSHDCVFKLRKILKTKKVGHTGTLDPDVTGVLPICIGRATKIAEYLTEAGKAYEGEVTLGFSTTTEDASGEKVEEKKVDQVIQRKRILEVLESLTGKIEQTPPMFSAVKVNGKKLYEYARAGVEVERPTREVTIYEITLLDDRSEFIGETITFRFRVKCSKGTYIRTLAVMMGEELGYPAHMSDLTRIESAGFKQEDCFTFSEVEEFMESGQSDEFLLPLERGLFHLPKFQISDKVAKKVLNGAVLEQTKDVVVEKGKPFVMVDPTDKAIAIYQVHPTKEGLIKPVKVLAQEL; encoded by the coding sequence GTGAACGGTATTCTTCCATTATGGAAACCCAAGGGGTTGACATCCCATGATTGTGTTTTTAAATTAAGAAAGATTTTAAAGACAAAAAAGGTTGGGCACACAGGTACTTTAGATCCTGATGTAACAGGGGTTTTACCTATTTGCATTGGCAGGGCAACTAAGATAGCCGAATATTTGACAGAAGCCGGTAAAGCGTACGAAGGGGAAGTGACCCTTGGTTTTTCAACGACAACTGAAGACGCAAGCGGTGAAAAAGTGGAAGAGAAAAAGGTTGATCAAGTGATTCAGCGTAAACGGATTCTGGAAGTGCTGGAATCATTGACTGGAAAAATCGAACAGACGCCGCCGATGTTTTCAGCGGTAAAGGTAAACGGGAAGAAGTTATATGAATATGCCCGTGCAGGGGTGGAAGTGGAGAGGCCGACTAGGGAGGTCACCATCTATGAAATTACCCTTCTCGATGATCGTTCTGAATTTATAGGGGAAACCATTACTTTTCGTTTTCGCGTCAAATGCAGCAAAGGAACGTATATTCGGACGCTTGCAGTCATGATGGGTGAAGAACTGGGATATCCTGCCCATATGTCTGATTTGACTCGTATTGAATCAGCAGGTTTTAAGCAGGAGGACTGTTTCACATTTTCTGAAGTGGAAGAGTTCATGGAAAGTGGACAATCGGATGAATTTCTGTTGCCTTTGGAGCGGGGATTATTTCATTTGCCCAAATTTCAGATTAGTGATAAAGTAGCAAAGAAAGTACTTAACGGTGCGGTATTGGAACAAACAAAGGATGTTGTTGTTGAAAAAGGGAAGCCTTTTGTGATGGTCGACCCAACAGATAAGGCCATTGCCATTTATCAAGTACATCCGACAAAAGAGGGATTAATTAAACCTGTAAAAGTATTGGCACAAGAATTATAG
- the rbfA gene encoding 30S ribosome-binding factor RbfA, with protein MSLRSNRVGEQMKKELSEIIGRKIKDPRIGFVTVTDVAVTGDLQQATVYISVLGDQEQREKTLQGLAKAKGFMRSEIGQRIRLRKTPELFFEFDESVDYGNRIESLISQINSEDKPAEKDEE; from the coding sequence ATGAGCCTTCGTTCAAATCGTGTTGGCGAACAAATGAAAAAAGAGCTGAGTGAAATTATCGGCCGAAAAATTAAAGATCCAAGAATCGGATTTGTTACAGTGACGGATGTCGCGGTTACAGGCGATTTACAACAGGCAACAGTTTATATTTCCGTTTTGGGTGACCAGGAACAAAGGGAGAAAACCCTTCAAGGTCTAGCTAAGGCGAAAGGATTCATGCGTTCAGAAATTGGGCAGCGAATCCGCCTGCGCAAAACACCTGAGCTGTTTTTTGAATTTGATGAATCGGTTGATTATGGTAATCGTATCGAGTCGTTGATTTCCCAAATCAATTCAGAGGATAAACCGGCTGAAAAAGACGAGGAATAA
- a CDS encoding DUF503 domain-containing protein encodes MIVGSVQCECIIHDTHSLKEKRAVLQRVMTRLKQKFNISVAETDFQDLWQRTKITIVTVTSSRKATERELQNALKFLDSFPELERTITDIDWL; translated from the coding sequence ATGATCGTTGGCTCTGTCCAATGTGAATGCATCATCCATGACACCCATTCTTTGAAAGAAAAAAGGGCCGTGCTTCAGCGTGTCATGACACGGCTTAAGCAGAAGTTCAATATTTCTGTAGCAGAGACCGATTTTCAGGATTTATGGCAGCGGACAAAGATTACTATCGTAACCGTAACATCATCAAGGAAGGCTACTGAACGGGAACTTCAAAATGCCCTTAAATTTCTAGATTCTTTTCCGGAACTAGAGCGAACAATAACAGATATAGACTGGCTTTAG